From one Astatotilapia calliptera chromosome 10, fAstCal1.2, whole genome shotgun sequence genomic stretch:
- the acaca gene encoding acetyl-CoA carboxylase 1 isoform X3 has translation MFGACSCRPTMAQQDGAAKKIPAVAELHSRFIVGSVSEENSEDENQGKVDIQLDEKETRSLSPSSGSSDSTYEMGFDHIDGPMHNLRSSMSGLHLVKQGRDRRRIDLQRDFTVASPAEFVTRFGGNRVIEKVLIANNGIAAVKCMRSIRRWAYEMFRNERAIRFVVMVTPEDLKANAEYIKMADHYVPVPGGTNNNNYANVELILDIAKRIPVQAVWAGWGHASENPKLPELLQKHGIAFMGPPSQAMWALGDKIASSIVAQTAGIPTLPWSGTGLTVDWPENNQKKKVVNVPHDLYELGCVQDVEHGMKAAEKIGYPIMVKASEGGGGKGIRKVNSADDFPNLFRQVQAEVPGSPIFVMQLAKHARHLEVQILADQYGNAISLFGRDCSVQRRHQKIIEEAPATIATSDVFEDMEKCAVKLAKLVGYVSAGTVEYLYSQDGSFNFLELNPRLQVEHPCTEMVADVNLPAAQLQIAMGIPLHRIKDIRMLYGVQPWGDSPIDFEALSTAPSPRGHVIAARITSENPDEGFKPSSGTVQELNFRSNKNVWGYFSVAAAGGLHEFADSQFGHCFSWGENREEAISNMVVALKELSIRGDFRTTVEYLIKLLETESFQHNSIDTGWLDRLISEKMQAERPDTMLGIVSGALHVADVNLRNSVSNFLHSLERGQVLPPHTLLNTVDVELIYEGTKYVLTVTRQSPNSYVVIMNNSSAEVDVHRLSDGGLLLSYDGSSYTTYMKEEVDRYRITIGNKTCVFEKENDPSLLRSPSAGKLIQYTIEDGGHVFAGQCYAEIEVMKMVMTLTAAESGCIHYVKRAGAALEPGCVIAKLQLDDPSRVQQAELYTGTLPSIQAVALRGEKLHRVFHNTLGHLVHMMNGYCLPEPFFSAKLKEWVERVMKTMRDPSLPLLELQDIMTSVSGRIPPAVEKAIKKEMAQYASNITSVLCQFPSQQIANILDSHAATLNKKSEREVFFMNTQSIVQLVQKYRSGIRGHMKAVVMDLLRQYLKVEIQFQNGHYDKCVFALREENKGDMANVLNYIFSHAQVTKKNLLVTMLIDQLCGRDPTLTDELMAILTELTQLSKTTNAKVALRARQVLIASHLPSYELRHNQVESIFLSAIDMYGHQFCIENLQKLILSETSIFDVLPNFFYHSNQVVRMAALEVYVRRAYIAYELNSVQHRQLKDNTCIVEFQFMLPTSHPNRGNIPTLNRKMFPSVLENLKVMDTKLEETKPQDPKAPENESQDDNAEKKNASDLDTVDRMSFSSNLNHYGMVHMASVSDVLLDTSFTPPCQRMGAMVAFRSFQEFTKNITDMLSCFSDSPPQSPTFPEGGNPVLYGEEDNKSIQDEPIHILNVAIKTDSDIDDDGLAAMFREFTQSKKSLLFEHGIRRLTFLVAQKDFRKQVNCEVDQRFHREFPKFFTFRARDKFEEDRIYRHLEPALAFQLELNRMRNFALTAIPCANHKMHLYLGAARVEVGTEVTDYRFFVRAIIRHSDLVTKEASFEYLHNEAERLLLEAMDELEVAFNNTTVRTDCNHIFLNFVPTVIMDPSKIEESVRSMVMRYGSRLWKLRVLQAELKINIRLTPTGKQIPIRLFLTNESGYYLDISLYKEVTDARTGQVGPKDRQIMFQAYGDKQGPLHGMLINTPYVTKDLLQSKRFQAQSLGTTYVYDFPEMFRQALKKLWHSCQAFADLPQCPLPSELLTFTELVLDAQGQLVQMNRLPGGNEIGMVAWRMTLRTPEYPAGREIIVISNDITHKIGSFGPQEDMLFLRASEMARESGIPRLYIAANSGARIGLAEEIRHMFHVAWQDPADPYKGFKYLYLTPQDYKKVSALNSVHCEHVEDEGESRYKITDIIGKDEGLGVENLRGSGMIAGESSLAYEEIITMNLVTCRAIGIGAYLVRLGQRTIQVDNSHIILTGAGALNKVLGREVYTSNNQLGGVQIMHNNGVTHCTVCDDFEGVFTLLQWLSYMPKCKSSPVPILNAKDPIDRLVEFVPTKAPYDPRWMLAGRPSQTPKGSWQLGFFDHGSFMEIMQPWAQSVVVGRARLGGIPTGVVAVETRSVELSIPADPANLDSEAKLIQQAGQVWFPDSAFKTAQAIKDLNREGLPLIVFANWRGFSGGMKDMYDQVLKFGAYIVDGLREYKQPVLVYIPPQAELRGGSWVVIDPTINPRHMEMYADKDSRGGVLEPEGTVEIKFRRKDLVKTMRRVDPVYMGLAEKLGTPELSPPDRKELETKLKEREEFLLPIYHQVAVQFADLHDTPGRMQEKGVITDILEWQTSRQFFYWRLRRLLLEETVKRKIQVANSELTDGQIQAMLRRWFVEAEGAVKAYLWDNNEEVVAWLERQLAEEEGARSVIDENIKYIRRDHILKQIRSLVQANPEVAMDSIVHMTQHISPTQRAEVVRILSTMETSASS, from the exons A TGTTTGGAGCCTGCTCCTGTCGCCCGACCATGGCACAACAGGACGGTGCTGCCAAGAAGATTCCGGCTGTTGCGGAATTGCACTCTCGCTTCATTGTGGGATCTGTGTCAGAGGAGAACTCAGAGGATGAAAACCAAGGAAAGGTGGACATACAACTGGACGAGAAGGAGACTCGCTCCTTGTCTCCATCTTCCGGGAGTTCGGACAGCACCTATGAAATGGGCTTCGACCACATCGATGGTCCTATGCACAATTTAAG atCAAGCATGTCAGGCCTGCACCTGGTGAAACAAGGACGAGATCGCAGGCGTATTGACCTCCAGAGGGACTTCACTGTTGCTTCTCCTGCTGAATTTGTCACACGCTTTGGTGGTAACAGGGTCATTGAAAAG GTGCTCATTGCAAACAATGGCATTGCAGCAGTGAAATGCATGCGCTCCATCCGCCGCTGGGCCTATGAAATGTTTCGCAATGAAAGGGCAATCCGTTTTGTCGTCATGGTGACCCCAGAAGACCTGAAGGCCAATGCAG AGTACATTAAGATGGCAGATCATTATGTGCCTGTACCCGGGGGGACTAATAACAACAACTATGCCAATGTTGAGCTCATTCTAGACATTGCTAAACGCATACCAGTTCAG GCAGTGTGGGCTGGATGGGGGCATGCCTCAGAAAACCCCAAACTCCCAGAGCTCCTTCAAAAGCATGGCATTGCTTTCATGG GTCCACCAAGTCAGGCTATGTGGGCGCTTGGAGATAAGATTGCTTCCTCCATCGTGGCTCAGACAGCTGGAATTCCAACACTGCCCTGGAGCGGAACAG GTCTGACAGTGGACTGGCCAGAGAATAACCAAAAGAAGAAGGTCGTCAACGTTCCTCACGACTTGTATGAGCTCGGCTGCGTCCAGGATGTAGAGCATGGCATGAAA GCTGCAGAGAAAATTGGCTACCCTATAATGGTGAAGGCCTCCGAAGGTGGTGGAGGAAAAGGGATCCGTAAAGTCAACTCTGCTGATGATTTCCCTAACCTGTTCAGACAG GTCCAGGCAGAAGTCCCAGGATCGCCCATTTTTGTCATGCAGCTAGCCAAGCATGCCCGTCACTTGGAGGTTCAGATTTTGGCTGATCAGTATGGCAATGCCATTTCCCTGTTTGGCAGAGACTGTTCTGTGCAGCGGCGACACCAGAAAATTATAGAAGAGGCTCCTGCTACCATCGCCACTTCTGATGTGTTTGAGGATATGGAAAAG TGTGCAGTAAAGCTGGCTAAGTTGGTGGGTTATGTAAGTGCTGGTACAGTTGAGTACCTCTACAGCCAGGATGGCAGCTTCAATTTCCTGGAGCTCAACCCTCGTCTACAGGTGGAACACCCGTGCACTGAGATGGTGGCTGATGTCAACTTGCCTGCTGCCCAGCTGCAG aTTGCTATGGGCATTCCTCTTCATCGGATCAAAGACATTAGAATGCTTTATGGCGTTCAGCCCTGGGGGGATTCTCCCATTGATTTTGAGGCTCTGTCAACTGCCCCTTCCCCACGGGGCCATGTCATTGCTGCTCGTATCACCAGTGAGAACCCAGATGAG GGTTTCAAGCCAAGCTCTGGAACAGTGCAAGAGCTGAATTTCCGCAGCAATAAGAATGTATGGGGCTACTTCAGCGTTGCAGCGGCTGGAGGGCTGCATGAGTTTGCCGACTCCCAGTTTGGGCACTGCTTCTCATGGGGAGAGAATCGTGAAGAAGCCATCTC AAACATGGTGGTTGCGCTTAAGGAGCTGTCTATCAGGGGTGACTTCAGGACAACAGTGGAATACCTCATTAAGCTGCTGGAGACAGAAAGCTTCCAGCACAATAGTATCGACACAGGCTGGCTGGACAGACTTATCTCAGAGAAGATGCAG GCGGAGCGTCCTGATACCATGCTGGGAATTGTGAGCGGTGCACTGCATGTGGCAGATGTTAATCTCAGGAACAGTGTTTCCAactttttgcactctctggaaAG GGGGCAGGTGCTACCACCACACACGCTGCTCAACACTGTGGATGTGGAGTTGATCTATGAAGGTACTAAGTACGTTCTGACAGTGACTCGTCAGTCTCCCAATTCCTATGTGGTCATCATGAACAATTCTTCTGCTGAGGTGGATGTCCATCGGCTTAGTGATGGAGGTCTTTTGCTTTCATATGATGGAAGCAGCTACACTACGTACATGAAAGAAGAGGTGGACAG GTATCGCATCACAATTGGGAACAAGACGTGTGTTtttgagaaagaaaatgatcccTCGCTGCTGCGGTCTCCTTCAGCAGGAAAACTCATTCAGTACACTATTGAGGATGGCGGGCATGTGTTTGCTGGCCAGTGCTACGCTGAAATAGAG GTGATGAAGATGGTCATGACCCTCACTGCAGCAGAGTCTGGTTGTATTCACTATGTGAAGAGGGCTGGAGCAGCTTTGGAGCCTGGCTGTGTCATTGCCAAGTTGCAACTGGATGACCCAAGCAGAGTGCAGCAG GCTGAGCTCTACACAGGGACCCTGCCTTCTATCCAGGCAGTAGCTTtgagaggagagaagctgcacagAGTTTTCCATAACACACTGGGTCATCTTGTCCACATGATGAATGGCTATTGTCTACCTGAGCCTTTCTTCAGTGCTAAG TTGAAAGAATGGGTGGAAAGGGTAATGAAAACCATGCGCGATCCTTCTTTACCACTGTTGGAGCTTCAAGACATCATGACGAGTGTTTCAGGTCGCATCCCCCCTGCTGTGGAGAAGGCCATCAAGAAGGAGATGGCTCAGTATGCCAGCAACATAACTTCTGTGCTTTGCCAGTTCCCCAGCCAGCAG ATTGCAAACATACTGGACAGCCATGCAGCTACTCTTAACAAGAAATCAGAGAGAGAAGTCTTCTTTATGAACACACAAAGCATTGTTCAGCTGGTGCAGAA GTACCGCAGCGGCATCAGAGGTCACATGAAGGCTGTCGTGATGGACTTGCTTAgacaatatttaaaagtagagatcCAGTTTCAGAATG GACACTACGATAAGTGTGTCTTTGCACTGCGTGAGGAAAACAAGGGTGACATGGCCAATGTGCTCAATTATATCTTTTCCCATGCTCAAGTCACCAAGAAGAATCTACTTGTTACTATGCTGATT GACCAGCTCTGTGGCCGTGATCCAACACTAACTGATGAATTGATGGCCATTTTGACTGAACTCACCCAGCTCAGCAAGACAACCAATGCAAAGGTGGCGCTGCGTGCTCGGCAG GTGTTGATAGCTTCCCACCTTCCCTCTTATGAGCTACGACACAACCAGGTGGAGTCAATCTTTCTCTCTGCCATCGATATGTATGGGCACCAGTTCTGCATTGAGAACCTTCAG aAACTGATCCTTTCAGAGACATCCATCTTTGACGTTCTCCCCAACTTCTTCTACCACAGTAATCAGGTAGTCAGGATGGCCGCCCTGGAG GTGTATGTTCGGAGAGCATACATCGCCTACGAGCTCAACAGTGTTCAGCATCGACAACTGAAGGACAACACATGTATAGTAGAGTTTCAGTTCATGCTTCCCACTTCACATCCCAACAG AGGGAACATCCCCACTCTAAACAG GAAAATGTTTCCTTCAGTCCTGGAAAATCTTAAAGTCATGGACACTAAATTAGAGGAAACTAAACCCCAGGACCCTAAAGCACCAGAAAATGAATCACAGGATGATAATGCTGAGAAGAAAAATGCATCAGATTTGGATACTGTGGACAG GATGTCATTCTCATCCAACCTGAATCACTACGGCATGGTGCACATGGCCAGTGTGAGCGACGTTCTGCTTGACACGTCTTTTACACCACCCTGCCAGCGCATGGGAGCCATGGTGGCTTTCCGCAGCTTCCAGGAGTTCACCAA gaACATAACGGATATGTTGAGCTGCTTCTCTGACTCTCCTCCACAAAGTCCAACCTTCCCAGAAGGAGGCAATCCCGTGCTGTACGGTGAAGAGGACAACAAG AGTATCCAGGATGAGCCTATCCATATCCTGAATGTTGCTATAAAGACTGACAGCGACATTGATGATGATGGCCTGGCAGCTATGTTCCGGGAATTCACTCAGTCAAAG AAATCTCTGCTGTTTGAACACGGCATCCGAAGGTTGACTTTCCTCGTGGCTCAAAAG GATTTCAGGAAGCAAGTCAACTGTGAGGTGGACCAAAGGTTTCAT agggaATTTCCTAAATTTTTCACATTCCGTGCCAGGGACAAG TTTGAGGAGGACCGGATCTATCGTCATTTAGAGCCTGCATTAGCATTCCAGCTGGAGCTCAACCGCATGCGGAATTTTGCTCTCACTGCCATTCCATGTGCCAATCACAAGATGCACCTGTATCTGGGTGCAGCCCGAGTGGAGGTGGGCACAGAAGTTACGGACTACCGTTTCTTTGTCCGTGCCATTATCCGCCACTCTGATCTGGTAACAAAG GAGGCCTCCTTTGAATACCTTCACAATGAAGCAGAGCGCCTGCTGCTGGAAGCTATGGATGAACTGGAGGTGGCTTTCAACAACACAACTGTGCGAACTGACTGTAACCATATCTTCCTCAACTTTGTCCCTACAGTCATCATGGACCCATCAAAG ATCGAGGAGTCTGTGCGCTCCATGGTGATGCGTTACGGCAGCCGTCTGTGGAAGCTTCGAGTCCTGCAGGCCGAGTTGAAGATTAACATCCGCTTGACTCCAACGGGGAAGCAAATTCCCATCCGCCTCTTCCTTACAAATGAATCTGGCTACTACCTGGATATCAGCCTCTACAAGGAGGTCACTGATGCCCGAACGGGACAGGTGGGGCCCAAAGACCGACAG ATTATGTTCCAAGCATATGGAGACAAGCAGGGCCCCTTGCATGGCATGCTCATCAATACACCATATGTTACCAAAGACCTGTTGCAGTCTAAACGCTTCCAAGCACAATCTCTGGGCACCACCTATGTCTATGACTTTCCAGAAATGTTCAGACAG GCTCTGAAAAAGCTTTGGCATTCATGTCAGGCTTTTGCCGACTTACCTCAGTGTCCTCTTCCTTCTGAGCTGCTCACCTTCACAGAGCTGGTTCTTGATGCTCAAGGTCAGCTGGTACAGATGAATCGACTGCCAGGGGGCAACGAG ATTGGCATGGTGGCATGGCGGATGACCCTGCGAACCCCAGAGTACCCAGCAGGACGTGAGATCATTGTCATAAGCAATGACATCACACACAAGATAGGCTCCTTTGGGCCCCAGGAGGACATGCTGTTCCTGCGAGCCTCAGAGATGGCTCGGGAAAGTGGCATCCCCCGACTCTATATTGCGGCCAACAGCGGTGCACGCATCGGTCTGGCAGAGGAAATCAGACATATGTTTCATGTGGCCTGGCAAGATCCAGCTGATCCTTACAAG GGTTTCAAGTATCTCTACCTCACACCTCAGGATTACAAGAAGGTTTCAGCTCTAAACTCAGTGCATTGCGAACATGTGGAGGATGAGGGTGAATCgag GTACAAGATCACTGACATTATAGGTAAAGATGAGGGGCTGGGTGTGGAGAATCTGAGAGGGTCGGGAATGATTGCCGGAGAATCCTCTCTGGCTTACGAGGAGATCATCACGATGAATCTG GTCACATGCCGAGCCATAGGTATTGGAGCCTATCTGGTGAGGCTTGGACAGAGGACCATACAAGTGGACAACTCCCACATCATCCTTACTGGAGCTGGAGCCCTCAATAAG GTGCTGGGCAGAGAAGTGTATACATCCAACAACCAACTCGGTGGAGTTCAGATCATGCACAACAATGGTGTCACTCACTGCACTGTTTGCGATGACTTTGAGGGAGTCTTCACTCTTTTGCAGTGGCTGTCCTACATGCCCAAG TGTAAATCTAGCCCAGTGCCCATCCTCAATGCCAAGGATCCCATAGATCGACTGGTAGAGTTTGTACCTACCAAGGCTCCTTATGACCCTCGCTGGATGTTGGCAGGACGCCCCAGTCAGA CTCCAAAGGGTTCCTGGCAGCTTGGCTTCTTCGACCATGGCTCTTTCATGGAGATCATGCAGCCGTGGGCTCAGAGTGTAGTGGTAGGCAGAGCCAG ACTCGGTGGGATACCGACTGGAGTTGTTGCTGTGGAAACCAGGTCAGTGGAACTGTCGATCCCAGCTGATCCAGCCAATTTAGACTCCGAGGCTAAG ctCATCCAACAGGCAGGACAGGTGTGGTTCCCAGATTCTGCTTTCAAAACTGCTCAGGCCATTAAGGACCTAAACCGGGAGGGCTTACCTCTCATTGTGTTTGCCAATTGGAGGGGCTTTTCTGGAGGGATGAAAG ATATGTACGACCAAGTGCTGAAATTCGGGGCCTACATTGTGGATGGGCTGAGAGAGTACAAGCAGCCAGTATTGGTTTATATCCCCCCGCAGGCTGAGCTGAGAGGAGGCTCCTGGGTCGTTATAGATCCCACCATCAACCCCCGGCACATGGAGATGTACGCCGACAAGGACAGCCG AGGTGGTGTGTTGGAGCCTGAAGGGACAGTCGAGATCAAGTTTAGAAGGAAGGATCTGGTCAAGACCATGAGAAGAGTAGATCCAGTCTACATGGGCTTGGCTGAAAAATTGG GAACCCCAGAGCTGAGCCCTCCTGATCGCAAAGAGCTTGAAACCAAACTTAAGGAGCGTGAGGAGTTTCTTTTGCCCATCTACCATCAGGTGGCTGTACAGTTTGCGGACCTCCATGACACCCCAGGTCGCATGCAAGAGAAGGGGGTCATCACG GATATCCTAGAATGGCAGACATCCCGTCAGTTCTTCTACTGGCGTCTGCGGCGTCTGCTGCTGGAGGAAACCGTAAAGAGGAAGATCCAGGTGGCCAACAGCGAGCTGACAGATGGGCAGATCCAGGCGATGTTGCGCCGCTGGTTTGTGGAGGCCGAGGGGGCTGTAAAG GCCTATCTGTGGGATAACAATGAAGAAGTGGTGGCATGGCTGGAGAGGCAGCTAGCTGAAGAAGAGGGTGCAAGATCAGTCATTGACGAGAACATCAAGTACATCCGCAGAGACCACATCCTCAAGCAGATTCGCAG ccTTGTTCAAGCCAATCCAGAGGTTGCCATGGATTCTATTGTGCACATGACCCAGCACATCTCACCTACTCAGAGAGCAGAAGTGGTACGTATCCTGTCCACTATGGAGACATCAGCATCCTCCTAG